The window CGCCTCGCCGCCTAGATACTCGTAGAGGGCTTCCAGGTCATCGTCTGCGTCGTCGCTGCCGTCACCGAGGCCGTCGTCGTCGGCGTCGGCGTCACGAGCGTATCCTTCCCCCGGCGCGTTGCTCCGCGAGGAGTTGTGATTCTGCGCCATGACCGGCGACGACGTGACCCAGCCCTCGACCTCGACTCGTTCCGCCAGCGACGGTGTCAGCCGACTCACGTGCGGTCTCCCGACGACGAACGCTCCCGAACTCTCGCTCTGTGAGCCCGCGAACACCGCCGCAGGCGAGGCCCCCGTGTTCGTCACCGCAGACGCGACCCGACCGAGACAACCAGCGAGGCTCCCGGCGGCGACCAGACCGCCCACTGCGAGCAGTTGTCGCCGACTCGTGTTACCATTCCACACACCACCTGCGTCACCGTCGCCTCGAATACTCATGATCGACTATAGAAGGTGACATATCATCATAAGCTTTCGTATGCATACGAGATAGTTACGAGATGGTCAACAGTCGTCTCGTGCCGTCCGATCAGTCCGGGCGCTTCGACTGTTCACAGGCTACCGAGTCGAGAAGAGATCAGCCCGGAGTGGCGACTTCGGTGGCACTCCGGCTGAGACTCACGGCACCCACGCGACAGGAGCGACGGGCGACTACTCGTCGGCCGACGCCCCGACCGCCTCGGCGATCACCTGGAGGTCGGCCTTCCGGAACGTCGAGTCGTCCGCCGCATCGGCAGACTCCGCGATGCCGACTTGTGCCCGGATCTGCTGTCGCATCCGCCCTGTCGACGGCCGCCCGGCCTCCTCGACAGCGACGTCCAGTGTCGCACAGATCGCCTGCAACTCCTCTTTGGTGAACGACGCCGCGAACTCCCGCTCGAAGCGGCCCGTCGCCGCTCGAATCGCGTTCCGAATCTCCTGGACGGTCTGGCTCATGGCTCACTCCTCTCTCGTTGCCTCCCTCAACGTTCCGACTCGACACCGAGACGGGTCGAGAGGCGACTTCCGCCTCCGGACACGACGATGCCGACGGCCAGCGGAGAGCATCGGCGCGAACCACGTCGACTCGCTTCGAGACAGTCTTCTCACCTGGGGTCGTCGACTCGAACGAGACGACATCGCATGCAGATACGACGCGGTACTGCGGCAGATGCCGATGCAGTCTACGAGGTACATCGGCGCGCATTCGACGGACGGACGGAGGAGTCACGACTCGTCCAGCGACTACACGACGCCGACGCGGCGCTCGTCTCGCTCGTCGCGGTCGACGGAGACCGAATCGTGGGCCACGTCCTGTTTTCGCCGGTGTCCGTAGAAGATCACGGAGAGACCGTCAGTTACCCACGACTTCAGTCGTGGGCTTGTCAGTGGACTCCCCTTCTGCCGTCGAATCGACGGAGGCGGTGTAATCGCCGTTTAGGTTCAGCGTCCCTGACGTGAGCGCACACTGACAGGGTGCACCTCCACTCGAAGACGTCTGCCCCGAGTGGAGTCGTTTCAAGAGTTTGCGAGCGATGTTCTTGCTCGCGTTATAATCCGCGTTCAGTTCGTACTCGCACTTCTGACACACGAACTGATGCTTCGACCCTCTGTTGTTCTCGTGGGTAAATCCACACGACGAACACCGCTGAGACGTGTATGCAGGACTCACTTGCTCGACCTCGATACCGAGCATCTCGGCTTTGTATTCGACGTACTCGAACAAACGACGGAACGCCCACGCATGGAACCGCTTTGCACCAGCCATTCGTTTGCGGATATCAGTCAGATTCTCGAATGCGATGTGCGTACAGTCGTGGTCGCGGGCTTCGTCGAGAATCCGGTTCGACACGCGGTGGAGTTCGTCCTGCATCCAGCGGTGTTCGCGGTCTTTCATCGACTGTATCGACAGGTGTGCCGACCGTGTACCTGTCTGTTGCATCGACCCGAGAGTCTTCTCATACTCTCGGCGTCGATGATTCATCTCGTCGGCGTTCCCGATGAACGCGCCTGTGGAAGTCACCGCGAGCGAGCCGTCCACGTTCAGGTCAACGCCAAGGACTGTGCTGTGCTTGGCATCAGAAGCAGTCGTGGACTGCTCTTGTTCGTCCGTGGTTCGGCGCATCCGTGCGTGGAGATAGAACGATTCCGTGGGTCGGTCGTACTGCAACGTGGACATTCGGAACTCGTAGTCCTCGTTCAGCAGGTACGAACCAATCGGCGTCCCCTCCGCATCGTCGGGAAGCACGTAGTCACACTCGACACGACCGTTGACGGTTGAGAGCGAAACGTGGTCGCGGTGGAATGTCGCGCTTCGCTTGTCGTAGACGACGCTCCACGCATCGAAGTGTGGTTGACTGGTGGTGTCGCCTTTCTTGAGTCGGGCGACTCCGCTTTTCGTGGCCTCGATAGCCCGCCGAATCCCTTTCTGAACGAGGTTCGCAGTCAACTCCGTCTCGGTTCGGAGTTGCTCGTAGAGGGCTTGTTCGGCTTTCTGTTTCGAGGTTATGCAGTAGTCGTTCGGGTATCTCCACGCCCATTCTGCGGTGGTGTTCGCACAATGGAGGAACTGGTCTTTGGTTTGATGGAGGTCGTTGCACCGCTCGTCGGGGACATCGAGTTTGATCTTGACGGTGCGGATTACGTCCCCCATCCGTGTTTCACATACTGGATTGGCTCTTTATCAAGTATACGATTGGCGTGGGGGAGTCGGACTGCTATCGCCCGTGGTTTGTTTCAAGCGGTGCCGGATTCCTCCCACGAGTAAAGTCGTGGGCTTCCTCCTTGCATCTCTGTGAACTCCTCCCACGCCCGAGGACGCGGGAACCACCGACTTAAACACCCGAACCTGTAGCAGAGAGAACTCACGTACCGACCGACCGTCGACCTCCTATGCACGATACAGCGACGCAATCACGGGAGACAGTCCGACCGGCACACTCGAGGAGGCGGCCGTGAGACGAGTCGCCGAGGGGGTCTACTCGCTCGGAGGCGTCCGCGACGGGATCAACGCCTACCTCGTCGAGGACGTCCTCGTGGACGCGCGGACGAAGTGGGCCGCACGGACACTCGTGGGAGCACTCGGCGGACACGACGTGGCGGCACACGCGCTCACCCACGTCCACCCGGATCATCAGGGCGCGTCGGCCGCGATCTGTGAGAGACTGGACGTGCCGTACTGGGTGCCGGCACCGGAAGTCGAGACGGCGGAGAGCGGCGCGGTGTACGACTCGATGCCGGCAAGTCCGATCGGGTGGCTCCAGCAACGACTGTGGGTCGGTCCCGGTCACCCGGTAGATCGCAGACTCCGTGGCGGCGACGAGGTGGCGGGCTTCGAGGTGATCGAGACGCCGGGCCACAGCGAGGGCCACGTCTCGTTCTGGCGCGAGTCGGACGGGACGCTCGTCCTCGGGGACGTCCTCGTGAATATGCACCTGCTGACGACACGACCGGGGTTGCACGAACCGCCGGGAGTGTTCACGAGTGACCGCCACCGGAACCGCGAGTCCGCCCGGACGGTCGCCGACCTCGACCCCGACACGGTCCTGTTCGGGCACGGCCCACCGCTGTACGACGGCCAGGAGTTCGTCGCGTTCGTGGCCGACCTCGACTGACGAAGCGGAACGCACATCGGGCCACTCCGCCAGTGACCGGTATGGTGTACGCTCGGTTGCAGGTCCGGTTCCCCGAGTCGCTGTGGATCGGCCGACTCTCCCGGATGTACCCATCGGCGACGGTGACGGCACTCTCGGCGCTGGGCGTCGACGACGACGTCGTGACGCTGGTCTCGGTGACCGGTGCGCCCCCGGCGGAGATCGTCGAACTGGCTCGGAGCGATCCGGCGGTGACCGAGTTCGACACCGTGGCGCGAACCGCCGACCGACTCGTCTTCTCGTACCGGACACGCTCGACGATCTATCGGGCCGCCGAGCGAAGCGGCGTCCCACCCGTCTACCCCATCGAGGTGCAGGACGGCTGGGCAGATATCGAGTGCAACACTTCCCGGTCGGCTCTCTCGGCGTTCGTGACGGAACTCGAGTCGGAAGGCGGTGTCGTCGAGGTGACGGCACTCTCCGATGGGTCGAACGGGAACGCACTTCTGACGAGGCGTCAGCGTGAGATGCTCACGGCGGCGTACGACCGTGGCTACTACGACTCGCCACGGCGATGTTCGACGGCGGACCTGGCCGAACTGTTCGACGTCGCACCGTCGACGGTGAGTGACGTGTTGCGCCGAGCGGAGCGGCGGGCGCTCGGATCGGTCCTCGCCGAGACGGCGTCCCGGGACCACTCGGCGTAGCCCGGATCGCGGTCGAGTGAGCCGTCCCGTCGCCCCGTGACGTGCTGGCGTGCTGACGTGCCGTGAGACATCGACCGCTGTAGCGGCCGCGTTCGTGTCCGGCCAGCGGCGGGCGAGTGCAGAGACACTGGCAACGACACCGGTCAGGACGACACGACTGGACACCGTACCAGACGCTTCACCGCTCACTGGAGTTCGGGGTTTCGAACGCTATCACTCGGCGGCACGTGCTCCCGGTCGCCGTATCACTCGTGCGCTCTGGCACGGTGTCGGGGACAGGGGCGATCAGCGCGCTCGACCGAACTGTCACGGGGGTTCGGCAGCAGCGGGTTCGTACACCTGTACCCACCCGTCGCTCCGCACTTTGACGAGGTAGTCGGTGTACCGGAACTCGACGGTGCCGGTGCCCTGACGAGACTCCCCGGCCGAGGCCTAACCGAAGAAGGCTTTCTCGATGCCGGGGACGTCGACGACCTCGTACAGCGGTGGAGCCGTCACCTCCTTCGGGTCGACGTCCATCGCGTCTGCGATCGCGTACACGATCACGGTCGTCAGCTCCCCGTCGTGATCCGACTCGTAGAGGCGTTGTGCGACCTGTTGCCAGCGAACGTCACCATCGAGGTTCGGATCGTCGTGGCTCGTCGTTCCGGTCTCGTCGATATCACTCATTCATGTCTCCCCGTGCGTGTGTCTCCTGGTCACCGTCCAGACTCGCACCCATGCCGCTGAGCGCTGCGAGCACCTGCTCGGCGTTCTCGGCGGCCGTGATCGTCTCGGTCTCTTCGTCGAAGGTGACGATCCCTTCGTCGACCAACTTGGGGACGTGCGCGTGATACAGCGAGACGTACACGCGTTCCCGCTGGTCGGGGCCGACCGCGTGCTCCGGGACGTCCGCCTCCCAGGCGGCGATCTTCGTCGCCAGATCGGTCAGCGACCACTGTGCGTCCTCGAGGAGCGTGTAACAGAGATATCGGCGTCGGGGATGGCCCAGTGCCTCGTAGACGTGATCTAAGTCGAGAATCTCTCGCGGCGGGAGGTCCCCCGCTGGCAGTTCACCGGAACGACTGCCGCGCTCGTCGTCGACCGGCGGATCGTCGTCCATAACGAATGCGATAACATCGATTAGGTTGTTAAGTAGTATGTTATTTCTCAGAGAGGAGTCACGGTGTACTGGGATGAGTCGGCGATTCTCCCCGTCGGAGAGTCGTATTCGACTATCGTGCCGATACGCGAGTACGTCGTCAAATTATCAGTGATTTGTGATACTGTCTCCTACAGAACCACTGAGGCGTTCTCGACGGGGACCGTCTACCGGCGGCTGGAACGACTCCGCGAGTACGACCTCGTCACCGATCAGTTACATCGCCTAGACGGCGTACCGCCGCAACCAGCGCCGACCGATGCTGTTCATCGCCGTCGGGTTCGTCCTGATCCGCTACGGACTGTGGGCACCACGCCGGGGCTGACCGGTCGCCGAAGTCGTCAAGCCCCTCCCCCGAGACCACCCGACCATGGAGTTCGAGGTCTACGGCCCTCTGCGAAGTTCGACGGGCGGCAAGACGGCGACGGTCGCGTTCGAGGGCGGCACCGTGGAGGAGGCCCTCTGGTGCTTCCTGGACGCGTACCCGCGAGCGACCCAGTACCTGCTCACCGACGACGAGGACCCCACGTTCCGGCCGAGCGTCCGGGTGGTCGTAGACGGCGAGAAGGTCGACCTGGACGAGCACCTCGACCCGGACGCGACGCTCACGCTGATCCCGGCGGTGCAGGGCGGGCGTCGGTGAGCAGGAGTCGGGCCGAGGCGGCGAGACCTGACGGCGCGCGAGAACGACGAGTCGCTCGACACCGTGGTCGGCGTCTTCGACAGCCGTGACCCGGACGAGGCCGACTACGAGGACTGCTCTCAGTTACCGGTTTCGGCGGTCGTCCCGCCGACGCTCCACGCGCCGGAGTCGACGAACGTCGACGAACTCCGCTCGGAGATGCACGAGGTGCGAAGCCACACGGTCGTCGTCATCACGGAGTTCGAGGCGACCGAGGGGTCGATCACCGGTTCGACACCACGGAGGAATCGAGCACGATGGAGGACACGACCGAGGAGGTCGTCGACGAGAGTCTGGTCACCGGCGGATCGGATCCGCCGGGCGATACCGAGGAGACGTGTCCACGACCGGTTACGCCGGGCCGCCGGTGCGACCGGATCCGGTTACTGCGAAGACACTTGGGCGAATACGGCATACTGCGGACCGGTGGCCTTCGATCTCGCCCGACCTGCCGAGACGACCGTCGCGTTCTCCCGGAGCGAGGCGGCGGGCGCGATCGGCGATTCGGTCACGGTCCTCCCCCTGGTCGTCGCGGTCGGTGCCCTGACGGAGCTCTCGCTGGCGGTCGCGCTCGGCTGGTTCGGCCTCTGCCAGATCGTCTGGGGACTCTACTACGGTGTCCCGATCTCGGTCGAACCGATGAAGGCGCTCACGGCGCTCCTGCTCGCGGGCACGGTCACGACCGACGAGTTCCTGCTCGCCGGGCTGGTCGTCGGCCTCGTCCTCCTCGTCGTCGGGGCGACCGGGACGCTCGGGCGGATCGGCGACTACGTCGGCACGCCCGTCGTTCGCGGCGTCCAGTTCGGCGTCGCGCTCCTACTGCTGGAGACCGGCCTCCACATCGGTCTCGGCGATCCGCGCCTCGCCGGTCTCGGCGTCGTCGCCGCGGGCGGACTGGCGGCGCTCGGGCGCGGCAAACTGACCGCACTCGCGGTGCTGGTGGTCGGTGGCCTCGTGGCCGTCCTCTCTCCCGGCGGTGTCGTCCCTGTGGATCTCGGCGGTCTCTCCGCGCCGAGCCTCGACACGCCCGGGACGCCGGCGCTCCCGTCGTTCACCCTGCCAACCACCGGACTGTCGGTCGCTGCGGCCGAGGCCGTACTCGCGCAGGTGGCGATGACGGTCGGCAACGCGGCGCTGGCGGCGTCGATCCTGCTGGCCGACTACTTCGACCGCGAGATCTCCGCCGACGACCTGTCGATCAGTATGGGCCAGATGAACCTCACGGCCGTCCCCTTCGGCGCGCTCCCGATGTGCCACGGGAGCGGCGGCATCGCGGGCAAGTACGCCTTCGGCGCGCGCACGGCGGGGGCGAACGTCCTCCTCGGCCTCGGCTACCTCGCCGTCGCCGTCTGGGCCGCCGGCCTCGTGGCCGCCTACCCGGTCTCGATGCTGGGCGTCGTGCTGGCGCTCGTCGCCCTCCAGTTGGCGCGGACGAGTCTCCGGGAGACCGACGCGGTCCCGCTGGTCCTCGGTGTCGGACTCCTCGGACTCCTGGCGAACCTCGGCGTCGCCTTCGTCGTCGGGACCGTCGTCCACCTCGCGTGGCGGACGTGGCAGGCACGCGCCTGAGAGACCCGCCCTCAGAGGTCGTACTGTGCGCGGACCAGCGAGTCCAGCCCCCGGTCGGCCAACACGTCCATCGGCGCGAGCAGGGTCAACTGGACGACCCCGGGCAAGCGACCGATCTCGACGCCACCGGTGAAGGTACACCGCGCTCTGACCTCGCCCTCGCTCATGTCGAGCAACTCGGTCGCGCGGTCGAAGGCGTTCTGCGTCGCGTCGTTGACGGTCGCGCCGCTGCCGATCACCTGCAGTGGCCCCACGTCCTCGACGAGGTCGACGCCGTACTGATCGGCCAGTTCGCGGCCCGTCTCCAGTTCGGCGTCGGTGTACGGTTGGGCGATGTGCGGGAGGTCCTCGCCGTTCGGCAGGAGGAGCGGCCCGTCGATGTCGATTCCCTCGATGACCTCCACGTCGAGTTCGGTGTGGCCACTCACGTCGGTCGTGTGCAGGGAGAGTTCGCCGTCGCCCTGGTTCGCGTGCATGTCGCCGACGTAGATGCCGCCGCCGTCGACCTTCACCGGACAGATCAGGACCGCGCCCTCCCGGACAGCGTTGATGTCCATGTGGCCGTCCGTCCGGTCGGCGAGTTCGGCCTCGTCGGCCAGCCCCCAGTCGTGCCCCGCGCCGATGAGGAACTGCCCGAAGTCGCCAGCGTTGTGCGAGTCCGGCAGTTCGATCGGTGGCGTCGTGCCGATGTTGCCCACGAACGGGCGGAGGTGGCCGAGCGTCCCGGGGAACTCCGATGGTTTGTAGAGCAGGATGGGGTGCTGTTCGGAGTGTTCCGGGAGTGCGAGCGCCTCTGCGGCCCGACCGGCGAGGTCGTCTGCGGCCTCGGCGTCCATCGTCAGGCCGACCGTGTGGTCCTCGTCGAACGCGACGGTGTAGCCGTACTCGAAGCCGAACGAGGAGGCGTTCGCCCCGCACTCCGCACACCTGATCGACTCCTCGCCGGTTCCCTCGACGATGGTCTCGGGCCACGCCGCGCCACACTCGGGACACACGTGATCGACGAACGGGTCGTCACCGAACGCCGCCTCGCGTTCCCGCATACTCCCGGTGCTGGTGGCGATACTCGTCACCTCGATGTTCTTGATGTGGAGTGCCACCGCGTCGCCGACCGCCGCGCCCTCGACGGCGACCGGTCGCGTCACCTCGTGCCCACCCTTGAACTTCGGCGTGATCATCGGCCCCCAGCAGCCGGCCGGGGTGTGTGTCTTGATCGTCCCGCCGTCTGCGACCGTCCCCGCCCACTCGACGTCCGGGCCGACGAGTCCGCGTGTGTACCGGTCGACCTCGATCACGTCTTCGACGTTTCGCTGTGCCATGGTCGTTCGAAGGTTCTACATGATCGACTACAAAGGTTCGTGTCGCGGGGAAATCCGGTTCTTCTCGCGGCCACGGGCGCCACTAGACCGACTCGCGACCACGGTACCTTTTCGTAGCCGGTCGGTGACCGAGTGGCACGGAGAGACGACCTGTGCCCACGACCGAGACGCTGCTGTTACTCGCCGTTATCGGCCTCTGCAGCGGCGTCGTCGGCGGGATCGGCGGACCCGGCGGCATCCCGGTCATCGTCTCGCTGAACCTCCTGCTCGTCCTCTCGTCGCCGGTCGTCGCCGCGACGACGAGTAGCGTCTTCGTCGTCGCCACGGTCACGGCCACCGCGCTGTACCGCTACAGCGACGGGATCGAGTGGGGACTCGCGGTGCTGGTCGGAGTCCCCGCACTCCTCGGCACGCAGGTCGGCACGCGGACGGCGGTCGGCCTGTCTGTCGCCCGGTTCGAGCAGGTGCTGGCCGCGACACTGCTGCTCGCAGTGGCCGGTATCGTCTACCGCCAGCGCACCCGCGAGCGCGACCCGAGTGAGTCGACCACGGGGTGGCGACGCTGGCCGATCGCGGTGCTGGTCGGGGTCGGGAGCCTCCTGGTCGGCGTCGTCGCGGGGATCACGGGCATCGGCGGGCCGGCGCTCACGGTTCCCCTGCTGCTCGTCGTCGGAATCGCGCCGATCACCGCCATCGGGGCGGGACTGGCAAGCGGCGTGCTCATCACGGTCGCCGCCGCGCTGGGTCACGCCGTGCAGGGGAACCCACCCGCGCTCCTTCCTGCCATCGTGGTCGGGGTTCCGTACGTCTGCGCACAGGTCGTCGGCTGGAAGTACGTCCACGTGGTCTCCGAGCGAACGGTCGCCTACTCCATCGCCGCCGTCGCACTCCTCGGCGTGGTCGGGGTTCTGCTCTGACCCGGACGGAGACACCACCGTTCGGAGGGTGGCGGAACCGGCGTGCTCGATCGGAAGGTATCACGACAGTATTCGATACGTATCCTGTCGCTATCTGTCGGTTCGACAGCACTACGCTGATATCGATGCGCGACTATGCTGTATGGTGTCATGCAACTCACCGAGAGTGACCGGCGACAGACGGCGGTAGCCTGTCCGACCTGTGGAGGCGCTCACTGGGTGAGCGTGCCTCGTGCTGCCGAGGGCGACCCGGCCGCGACCACCCGCCGCGCGCTGTTCGGCGAGTTCACGAGAGAGACGTGTTCCAGCGGCCACTCCTTCTTCGTCTACTACTGTTGAGTTCTCTCCACTCGATGTGTGGTCTCGACAGGGTTCTCTCGTAGTTTGGGGTACGAACCGAGTTCGCTCGAAGGATGCACTCGGCACGTACTCAGTCTATACCGAACGTCTGGATGGTCATCAGGCCTCGAAAACCGACTTCTGATGAACGTCACTCCTCTCTCGAGCAGGATTCTACTCTGACCGTCGAGTAGTGGCGACTTACACAGGTTCTCCACCGCAGTCAGTCGATCAATTCCTCCGGGGGCACACCACCGTGTTCGAGGAGTTCACCGTCGAAAGTCGTCAACGTCGCGCCGACGTCCTCCGCCAGCGCGAGGAGGACGCAGTCCATCGTGTAGTCTGCGATCAGCCGACCGATTGCCGGATCACGAGCAAGAGGAGGGAGACGCCGCGTCCCTCTCACCGCACCTTCCGCCGCAGGTACGCCGAGGTGACCTCGCTGAAGATGACGATGGCGAGGATAGCGATCAGGATAGTGAGGACGTTCTGCCAGCGGAAGAAGTTGATCGAGGTGGTGAGTTCGACGCCGATGCCGCCCGCGCCGACGAAGCCGATGATCGTCGAGGCGCGGACGTTGATGTCCCACCGGTAGGTCGAGACGCCGACGAACGCGGGTTTGATCTGCGGGACGATCCCGTAGATGGCCGCCTCGACGGGGTTCGCCCCGGTGGCCCTGATCGCCTCCACCTGCCCGGGGTCGATCTCCTCGATGGCCTCGGCGATCAGTTTCGAGGTGAAGCCGATCGAGCGAACCGCGATGGCAAGCACCCCGGCCAGCGCGCCCGGTCCGATGATGATGACGAAGATCAGCGCCCAGATGATGACGTTCACCGACCGGGTAAAGGAGATGATGAACTTCCCGAGACCGTAGCCGAGTTGGTTCGGGGCGGTGTTCTCCGCGCCCAGTAGCGCGACCGGCACAGACGCGATCACGGCGAGGATCGTCCCGAGAACGGCGATGTTGATCGTCTCGATTAGCGGGCCGAGGATGTCGCCCGAGTAGCCGACGTTCGGCGGGTACATCCGCTCGACAAGGTCGCCGAACTCCCGTGGTGCGGTGGCGAGGAACTCGTAGTTCACGTCGAGAAACTGCCACGAGATGGCCACCGCCACGAACGCCAGGAGGAGTGCGACGTACCGGACGATGCGCTGGCGCGGCGTCCGCCGTTCCCACGTGCGGTAGTCGGTCACTGGATCCGCCTCCTGACGTACGCGCTGACGACCTCACCGACCAGCACCACCG of the Salinirubrum litoreum genome contains:
- a CDS encoding RNA-guided endonuclease InsQ/TnpB family protein, with the protein product MGDVIRTVKIKLDVPDERCNDLHQTKDQFLHCANTTAEWAWRYPNDYCITSKQKAEQALYEQLRTETELTANLVQKGIRRAIEATKSGVARLKKGDTTSQPHFDAWSVVYDKRSATFHRDHVSLSTVNGRVECDYVLPDDAEGTPIGSYLLNEDYEFRMSTLQYDRPTESFYLHARMRRTTDEQEQSTTASDAKHSTVLGVDLNVDGSLAVTSTGAFIGNADEMNHRRREYEKTLGSMQQTGTRSAHLSIQSMKDREHRWMQDELHRVSNRILDEARDHDCTHIAFENLTDIRKRMAGAKRFHAWAFRRLFEYVEYKAEMLGIEVEQVSPAYTSQRCSSCGFTHENNRGSKHQFVCQKCEYELNADYNASKNIARKLLKRLHSGQTSSSGGAPCQCALTSGTLNLNGDYTASVDSTAEGESTDKPTTEVVGN
- a CDS encoding MBL fold metallo-hydrolase, with the protein product MRRVAEGVYSLGGVRDGINAYLVEDVLVDARTKWAARTLVGALGGHDVAAHALTHVHPDHQGASAAICERLDVPYWVPAPEVETAESGAVYDSMPASPIGWLQQRLWVGPGHPVDRRLRGGDEVAGFEVIETPGHSEGHVSFWRESDGTLVLGDVLVNMHLLTTRPGLHEPPGVFTSDRHRNRESARTVADLDPDTVLFGHGPPLYDGQEFVAFVADLD
- a CDS encoding helix-turn-helix domain-containing protein; amino-acid sequence: MVYARLQVRFPESLWIGRLSRMYPSATVTALSALGVDDDVVTLVSVTGAPPAEIVELARSDPAVTEFDTVARTADRLVFSYRTRSTIYRAAERSGVPPVYPIEVQDGWADIECNTSRSALSAFVTELESEGGVVEVTALSDGSNGNALLTRRQREMLTAAYDRGYYDSPRRCSTADLAELFDVAPSTVSDVLRRAERRALGSVLAETASRDHSA
- a CDS encoding HalOD1 output domain-containing protein, with the protein product MSDIDETGTTSHDDPNLDGDVRWQQVAQRLYESDHDGELTTVIVYAIADAMDVDPKEVTAPPLYEVVDVPGIEKAFFG
- a CDS encoding DUF7344 domain-containing protein — translated: MDDDPPVDDERGSRSGELPAGDLPPREILDLDHVYEALGHPRRRYLCYTLLEDAQWSLTDLATKIAAWEADVPEHAVGPDQRERVYVSLYHAHVPKLVDEGIVTFDEETETITAAENAEQVLAALSGMGASLDGDQETHARGDMNE
- a CDS encoding MoaD/ThiS family protein, whose product is MEFEVYGPLRSSTGGKTATVAFEGGTVEEALWCFLDAYPRATQYLLTDDEDPTFRPSVRVVVDGEKVDLDEHLDPDATLTLIPAVQGGRR
- a CDS encoding putative sulfate/molybdate transporter, which codes for MAFDLARPAETTVAFSRSEAAGAIGDSVTVLPLVVAVGALTELSLAVALGWFGLCQIVWGLYYGVPISVEPMKALTALLLAGTVTTDEFLLAGLVVGLVLLVVGATGTLGRIGDYVGTPVVRGVQFGVALLLLETGLHIGLGDPRLAGLGVVAAGGLAALGRGKLTALAVLVVGGLVAVLSPGGVVPVDLGGLSAPSLDTPGTPALPSFTLPTTGLSVAAAEAVLAQVAMTVGNAALAASILLADYFDREISADDLSISMGQMNLTAVPFGALPMCHGSGGIAGKYAFGARTAGANVLLGLGYLAVAVWAAGLVAAYPVSMLGVVLALVALQLARTSLRETDAVPLVLGVGLLGLLANLGVAFVVGTVVHLAWRTWQARA
- a CDS encoding acetamidase/formamidase family protein codes for the protein MAQRNVEDVIEVDRYTRGLVGPDVEWAGTVADGGTIKTHTPAGCWGPMITPKFKGGHEVTRPVAVEGAAVGDAVALHIKNIEVTSIATSTGSMREREAAFGDDPFVDHVCPECGAAWPETIVEGTGEESIRCAECGANASSFGFEYGYTVAFDEDHTVGLTMDAEAADDLAGRAAEALALPEHSEQHPILLYKPSEFPGTLGHLRPFVGNIGTTPPIELPDSHNAGDFGQFLIGAGHDWGLADEAELADRTDGHMDINAVREGAVLICPVKVDGGGIYVGDMHANQGDGELSLHTTDVSGHTELDVEVIEGIDIDGPLLLPNGEDLPHIAQPYTDAELETGRELADQYGVDLVEDVGPLQVIGSGATVNDATQNAFDRATELLDMSEGEVRARCTFTGGVEIGRLPGVVQLTLLAPMDVLADRGLDSLVRAQYDL
- a CDS encoding sulfite exporter TauE/SafE family protein; translation: MPTTETLLLLAVIGLCSGVVGGIGGPGGIPVIVSLNLLLVLSSPVVAATTSSVFVVATVTATALYRYSDGIEWGLAVLVGVPALLGTQVGTRTAVGLSVARFEQVLAATLLLAVAGIVYRQRTRERDPSESTTGWRRWPIAVLVGVGSLLVGVVAGITGIGGPALTVPLLLVVGIAPITAIGAGLASGVLITVAAALGHAVQGNPPALLPAIVVGVPYVCAQVVGWKYVHVVSERTVAYSIAAVALLGVVGVLL
- the phnE gene encoding phosphonate ABC transporter, permease protein PhnE: MTDYRTWERRTPRQRIVRYVALLLAFVAVAISWQFLDVNYEFLATAPREFGDLVERMYPPNVGYSGDILGPLIETINIAVLGTILAVIASVPVALLGAENTAPNQLGYGLGKFIISFTRSVNVIIWALIFVIIIGPGALAGVLAIAVRSIGFTSKLIAEAIEEIDPGQVEAIRATGANPVEAAIYGIVPQIKPAFVGVSTYRWDINVRASTIIGFVGAGGIGVELTTSINFFRWQNVLTILIAILAIVIFSEVTSAYLRRKVR